From one Candidatus Zixiibacteriota bacterium genomic stretch:
- the lpxB gene encoding lipid-A-disaccharide synthase, which produces MDAPLLFLSAGDPSGDIASARLLQRLLASRPGLTTFGLGGARLAALGQRQLAEPADLAVLGFWEVARRYRFFRHLMNRSVAEIEHMSPACILLVDYPGFNLRLAARVKRLGIPIVYYISPQVWAWAGRRIHRIKELVDRMLLILPFEKELYDSHGIPNELVGHYLVEDIPAQYIASDPPAAGQIALLPGSRRQEIERMLVPMLGAARRHLDAFGGKAVVAGVKNVYDYEKAMAPFAGEPIEIVYDDSRRVLYESDLVVTASGTATLEAGIIGRPMVIIYKTGFVTYQIARRLVTLRLIGLVNLVLGETVVPELIQYDASPDRIASELARYRTDAPYFQRVCERLKTVAGILGGRGASERAAAAVGSYL; this is translated from the coding sequence ATGGACGCACCGCTGCTGTTTCTCTCGGCCGGCGATCCTTCCGGCGATATTGCATCGGCCCGTCTGCTGCAGCGTCTGCTGGCCTCTCGGCCCGGTCTCACGACATTCGGGCTGGGGGGAGCGAGACTTGCCGCTCTGGGGCAACGGCAACTGGCCGAGCCGGCCGACCTGGCCGTTCTCGGTTTCTGGGAAGTGGCGCGTCGGTACCGCTTCTTTCGACACCTGATGAACCGGAGCGTTGCAGAGATCGAGCACATGAGTCCCGCCTGCATTCTGCTCGTGGACTATCCCGGTTTCAATCTCAGGCTCGCCGCGCGCGTCAAACGTCTTGGGATCCCGATCGTCTATTACATTTCGCCTCAGGTCTGGGCATGGGCCGGTCGGAGGATTCACCGGATCAAGGAGCTAGTCGATCGGATGCTGCTCATTCTGCCGTTTGAGAAGGAATTGTATGACTCGCACGGTATACCCAACGAGTTGGTGGGTCACTACCTTGTCGAGGATATTCCGGCGCAGTATATCGCGAGCGACCCACCGGCCGCCGGACAGATCGCATTGCTTCCCGGCTCGCGCAGACAGGAAATCGAGCGCATGCTCGTGCCGATGCTGGGCGCGGCTCGCCGTCATCTCGACGCATTCGGCGGCAAAGCCGTCGTCGCGGGTGTGAAAAACGTGTATGATTACGAAAAGGCGATGGCGCCGTTCGCCGGGGAGCCGATTGAGATCGTGTATGATGATTCCCGTCGCGTGCTGTACGAGAGCGACCTTGTGGTGACCGCGTCGGGCACTGCAACGCTGGAGGCGGGGATCATCGGGCGTCCCATGGTTATCATTTACAAGACGGGATTCGTGACCTACCAGATCGCGCGACGGCTGGTGACTCTGCGGCTGATCGGGCTGGTGAATCTCGTGCTCGGCGAGACGGTCGTGCCTGAGTTGATCCAATACGACGCATCACCCGATCGCATCGCGTCGGAGTTGGCCCGGTATCGCACCGATGCCCCTTACTTTCAGAGAGTGTGCGAACGATTGAAGACGGTGGCCGGTATTCTGGGGGGACGAGGTGCATCGGAACGG
- a CDS encoding Gfo/Idh/MocA family oxidoreductase, which produces MSRLRTAVVGVGALGRHHLRWLSQLPESQLVGLFDTDRDKADRYADEYHVVAYKRLEDMVGAVDAVSVVVPTTAHFSVGSFLIEHGIHCLIEKPITPDLDEASALHHLAVRKGVKVTVGQIERFNPAVIALAGIHIRPSFIEAHRLAPFDPRGTDVAVVLDLMIHDIDLVLHLIKSDLVDIQASAVAVVSDQADIANARLTFANGAVANLTASRISLHAMRKLRIFQKSGYYSLDLAKKEADLYQLAREGEGGDGFRVPLGKSGQDLLYRKVSDSGKDMLGTELETFLTAVIDDRPVAVSLEDATAALKVALDIQRIGLDSIQRMMAND; this is translated from the coding sequence ATGTCCCGTTTGCGGACGGCAGTGGTGGGAGTCGGGGCGCTTGGCCGTCATCATTTGCGATGGCTGAGTCAACTCCCTGAATCGCAGTTGGTGGGGCTGTTCGACACCGACAGAGACAAGGCTGATCGTTACGCCGACGAGTATCATGTGGTCGCGTACAAGCGCCTTGAGGACATGGTCGGCGCCGTCGATGCGGTTTCGGTCGTGGTGCCAACGACCGCCCATTTTTCCGTGGGCAGTTTCCTGATCGAGCACGGCATCCACTGTCTCATAGAAAAACCGATCACCCCTGATCTCGACGAAGCCTCAGCATTACATCATCTTGCGGTGCGCAAGGGAGTAAAGGTAACGGTCGGTCAGATTGAGCGCTTCAATCCGGCGGTGATTGCGCTTGCCGGAATACACATACGGCCGTCGTTTATCGAAGCGCATCGTTTGGCCCCGTTTGATCCACGCGGAACAGACGTTGCCGTCGTACTTGATCTCATGATCCACGACATCGATCTCGTTTTGCACCTGATCAAATCCGATCTCGTCGATATACAGGCGTCGGCGGTAGCGGTTGTGTCTGACCAGGCGGATATCGCGAACGCACGGCTGACTTTCGCCAACGGTGCGGTGGCCAACCTGACAGCGTCGCGCATTTCGCTGCATGCGATGCGCAAGCTGAGAATATTCCAGAAATCGGGCTACTACTCCCTCGACCTGGCGAAAAAGGAGGCGGACCTGTACCAGCTCGCGCGAGAAGGGGAAGGAGGGGACGGGTTCCGGGTGCCGCTGGGCAAGTCGGGACAGGACTTGCTTTATCGGAAGGTTTCCGATTCGGGCAAGGACATGCTCGGCACGGAACTCGAGACCTTTCTAACAGCTGTCATCGACGATCGTCCCGTCGCCGTATCGCTGGAAGACGCAACTGCGGCACTGAAAGTGGCACTGGATATCCAGCGGATCGGGCTGGACTCGATACAACGGATGATGGCCAACGACTGA
- the lpxA gene encoding acyl-ACP--UDP-N-acetylglucosamine O-acyltransferase: protein MSDIHPSAIVSKKAEIADDVVIGPHSIVEDDVVVGRGCRIASSVLLASGARLGERVQVSHSAVIGTRPQDLKFGGEVTRAIIGDDTAIREFVTINRGTAAHGETSIGKNCFVMAYAHVAHDCIIGNNVIMANSVNLAGHIEIDDYAILGGVLPVHQFVKIGAHCMIGGGFRVQQDVCPYALVGGYPLKTVGINSIGLRRRGFPKETIATLEKTFKILFFSNLNTSQAVERIKSELEILPEVQTILDFIDRSNRGIVK from the coding sequence ATGAGCGATATACACCCCTCGGCGATTGTATCGAAGAAAGCCGAAATTGCGGACGACGTGGTTATCGGGCCGCACAGTATTGTTGAAGATGACGTAGTCGTCGGCCGGGGGTGCCGAATTGCGTCGTCCGTGCTGCTCGCATCGGGCGCCCGCCTGGGCGAGCGCGTGCAGGTGTCGCACTCCGCGGTGATCGGCACCAGGCCGCAGGATCTGAAATTCGGCGGGGAGGTGACCCGCGCGATAATCGGCGACGACACCGCCATTCGGGAGTTCGTCACGATTAATCGTGGGACCGCCGCCCACGGAGAGACGTCGATAGGGAAGAACTGCTTCGTGATGGCGTATGCGCACGTCGCACACGACTGCATCATCGGCAACAACGTGATTATGGCCAACTCGGTCAACCTGGCGGGACACATCGAGATTGATGACTACGCGATTCTGGGCGGCGTACTGCCGGTGCACCAGTTCGTGAAGATCGGTGCGCACTGCATGATTGGCGGAGGGTTTCGGGTTCAGCAGGACGTGTGCCCGTATGCGTTGGTCGGGGGTTATCCGCTGAAGACGGTTGGCATCAACTCGATCGGTTTGCGGCGTCGGGGCTTTCCGAAAGAGACCATTGCGACGCTCGAAAAAACGTTCAAGATCCTGTTTTTTTCCAACCTGAATACGAGTCAGGCGGTGGAGCGAATCAAAAGCGAGTTGGAGATTCTGCCCGAGGTGCAGACGATTCTCGACTTTATCGATCGTTCCAACCGCGGAATCGTCAAGTAG
- a CDS encoding bifunctional UDP-3-O-[3-hydroxymyristoyl] N-acetylglucosamine deacetylase/3-hydroxyacyl-ACP dehydratase, with amino-acid sequence MFQKQRTIRHEISLSGVGLHTGNPCTMTFKPAPPDHGIRFVRADLPGQPSVIADIDHVVDISRGTTLQDGEARVHTVEHVLAAFAGLQIDNMIVELDNNEPPIGDGSAKPYVDRLLDAGIENQDVDKFYLEIDTPMSYSEKDRGVDLVVAPSDDLRITFLIDYQSPALGTQYTTLVDLEKEFVEEFAPARTFCFLSEVEMLREAGLIKGGGLQNAVVIYDSDRGQVEVDRIRKALDLKEEAFVGETGIINDIPLRFYNEPVRHKTLDLLGDLFLIGVPFKGHVLAARSGHKANVALARKMRDLYKKKQIASKFGSGSSKVLLDINAIERIMPHRYPFLLVDRVLDLEPGKRVSALKNVTINEPFFQGHFPGQPVMPGVLILEAMAQAGGVLLLNAIEHPETKLVYFMSIDNAKFRRPVVPGDQLRFELEMHAFRRNACKMSGRAFVDGTEVAGADFMAMVVDR; translated from the coding sequence ATGTTCCAAAAACAACGCACGATCAGGCACGAAATATCGCTCTCAGGGGTGGGATTACACACCGGAAACCCGTGCACCATGACGTTTAAACCGGCTCCCCCCGATCATGGCATTCGCTTTGTCCGTGCGGACCTTCCCGGGCAGCCGTCGGTAATCGCCGATATCGATCATGTTGTCGACATTTCGCGCGGGACCACTCTCCAGGATGGAGAGGCGCGGGTCCATACGGTAGAGCATGTTCTTGCGGCGTTCGCCGGGCTGCAGATCGACAACATGATAGTCGAGCTGGACAACAACGAACCGCCGATCGGAGACGGTTCTGCCAAGCCGTACGTCGATCGTCTGTTGGACGCGGGAATCGAGAATCAGGACGTCGACAAGTTCTATCTCGAGATCGACACGCCGATGTCGTACAGCGAGAAGGACCGTGGGGTCGATTTGGTGGTGGCGCCGTCGGACGACCTTCGCATCACCTTTCTCATCGACTATCAGAGTCCCGCGCTCGGTACCCAGTACACCACGCTCGTGGATCTCGAAAAGGAGTTTGTGGAGGAGTTCGCGCCCGCCCGCACGTTTTGCTTCTTGTCGGAAGTCGAAATGCTTCGCGAGGCCGGACTGATCAAAGGCGGTGGATTACAGAATGCGGTGGTGATTTATGATTCGGACCGGGGACAGGTCGAAGTCGATCGGATCCGGAAGGCACTGGACCTGAAGGAAGAGGCATTCGTCGGCGAAACAGGCATTATCAATGACATTCCATTGCGGTTTTACAATGAGCCGGTCCGTCACAAGACACTCGACCTGTTAGGCGACCTGTTTCTGATCGGCGTGCCGTTTAAAGGTCATGTACTGGCGGCGCGGTCGGGTCACAAGGCAAACGTGGCGCTTGCCCGGAAAATGCGCGACCTGTACAAGAAGAAGCAGATCGCGTCCAAGTTCGGCTCGGGTTCGAGCAAGGTTTTGCTTGATATCAATGCAATCGAGCGAATCATGCCGCATCGGTATCCGTTTCTTCTGGTCGATCGAGTGCTCGACCTCGAACCCGGCAAGCGCGTCAGCGCACTCAAGAACGTCACGATCAATGAGCCGTTTTTCCAGGGGCATTTTCCCGGCCAGCCCGTGATGCCGGGCGTTTTGATATTGGAAGCGATGGCGCAGGCCGGGGGCGTTCTGCTGCTGAATGCGATTGAACATCCTGAAACCAAACTGGTGTATTTCATGTCCATCGACAACGCCAAGTTTCGCAGGCCGGTGGTGCCGGGCGACCAGCTTCGCTTCGAACTGGAAATGCACGCCTTTCGCCGCAACGCCTGCAAGATGTCCGGACGGGCGTTCGTAGACGGGACGGAAGTTGCGGGAGCGGACTTTATGGCAATGGTGGTGGATCGATGA
- a CDS encoding DUF5668 domain-containing protein produces the protein MTTHEKKNRKRPIVSGIILIGLGLLMLLAMHNVLSMEQGWPLIIIVVGLAIVAAAFTRDKKASPPDTPPSRQM, from the coding sequence GTGACAACACACGAGAAGAAGAACAGGAAGCGCCCCATTGTCAGTGGGATCATCCTGATCGGGCTTGGACTATTGATGCTGCTGGCGATGCACAATGTGCTCAGTATGGAGCAGGGCTGGCCGCTCATTATTATCGTCGTCGGCCTGGCCATTGTCGCCGCGGCCTTCACCCGCGACAAAAAAGCATCGCCCCCCGATACCCCCCCCTCTCGCCAGATGTAA
- a CDS encoding CPBP family intramembrane glutamic endopeptidase — translation MAFLGPDPQEFLRELNEGTRIFLLVTTIVLQWAIFCLNYLAAFLENTGLRGVGLRRIRLLDFAWGASFFLAALLILSGLAWVMARVGLELPGETALLIPTDPVGRVIWVLVSFTAGFCEEIAFRGYLLTRIRLLLKSQSWLVPTAISSILFGLCHSYQGIAGMLLITVYGVMFALLYIRTGTLWPCIIAHFFQDVMYAFVPLDV, via the coding sequence ATGGCATTCCTGGGCCCCGATCCCCAGGAGTTTCTCAGAGAACTGAATGAAGGAACGCGCATTTTTCTCTTGGTCACCACCATCGTCTTACAGTGGGCCATTTTCTGCCTCAACTATCTGGCGGCGTTTCTGGAAAACACCGGCCTTCGGGGGGTCGGCCTCCGACGAATTCGGCTCCTCGACTTCGCCTGGGGAGCTTCGTTCTTCCTGGCCGCCCTGCTGATCCTGAGTGGCTTGGCGTGGGTGATGGCACGTGTCGGGCTGGAGTTGCCCGGAGAAACGGCGCTGCTGATTCCCACCGACCCGGTCGGACGCGTCATCTGGGTACTGGTATCATTCACAGCCGGTTTCTGCGAGGAGATCGCATTCCGCGGATATCTGCTCACCAGGATCAGACTGCTGTTGAAGTCTCAGTCCTGGCTGGTGCCCACCGCCATATCCTCGATTCTCTTCGGCCTCTGCCACTCCTATCAGGGCATCGCCGGAATGCTGCTGATTACCGTGTACGGCGTCATGTTTGCGTTGCTGTACATCCGCACGGGCACACTCTGGCCGTGCATCATTGCTCACTTTTTTCAAGACGTCATGTACGCGTTTGTACCGCTCGACGTCTGA
- a CDS encoding T9SS type A sorting domain-containing protein — protein sequence MKHICIGAAVALMVAEALIAADFDRPALHRARFDLYPPERQSVQSGSNLTRTAATISVLDDIAISESVAPARFDQADADIVGLSDGGWLVVWDDDRDGVRKIFWQRYSLSGAPSGSNVLIAGSVVGADYVEPRIETDTLGRVYLFYRDRTNGLIYGSRYSSSLAIDIPTYLVNDTAGDAFAGPFDIAVYPNGRVVVTWEEYVSAGSGIRARIVSSTGTFVTAPIPVNSDVGSVSHWVPSVAVEPNAGFLIAWEDYRNGHADIYTRLFDGAGAPLGTEFSLVPSPFDVSDQYTPQVTFLTTDQYAVGWVDLRLSQDIYVQIFNTNTGLVGANRLVSAGDGVTAHWDLDMSVDLAGRLAAAWASFAAESDIVAQRFDIDANPIDTPAVHSSAAAGQRWSPAIAYGGQARYAVVWSEVLTGQADISLMAFDSAAVPQYPSEVTVNDDLIGAESSSPALAIAGDWYTLCAYADRRRDNGDVYLRSITHALEPLSESRRVNQDNGTALQSEPAIDAVLNDEALVVWIDGRSVSGQSGQRIFARYANRWGRFVGAEFTVSDSAQASAKSSPQAAINSSRRALVVWLDKRSGSFQVYGRWLNPNHSLDGAEFLISDGSAGIAAGSLRAATAGDNRYFASWLNVDATPVTVQTVWYRADKSRGGSFDFAPVLAGGGLSDFSIDGRGDGTLALAWCGLENSVRRLYLSVFDSLGNLLGGASDMVTDSDNAAAESPSVSVDENDYVSLAWTDYRDGRAVVYYQVLDETRTPVGVNEPVGSAAVEIMKTPSTASARGRAWFGWIDNRANGFNVYGATTLYLPTDVDDTPAQALPGSFVLAQNYPNPFNPATTISFALPAASRARLAIFNTLGQEVRVLVDQSLPAGEHEVVWDGTDSRRHAVSSGVYFYRLESLGFTDQKKMILLK from the coding sequence ATGAAGCACATATGTATCGGCGCCGCGGTCGCGCTGATGGTTGCAGAGGCGCTAATTGCAGCGGACTTCGACCGACCCGCGTTGCACCGCGCCCGATTCGACCTATATCCGCCGGAGCGGCAATCGGTCCAGTCCGGGTCTAACCTCACCCGAACGGCCGCCACGATTTCCGTGCTCGATGATATTGCAATTTCTGAATCGGTGGCGCCCGCCCGCTTCGATCAAGCCGACGCCGACATTGTCGGTCTTTCCGACGGCGGATGGCTGGTTGTCTGGGATGACGACCGTGATGGTGTCCGGAAGATTTTCTGGCAGCGCTACTCGTTGTCCGGGGCGCCTTCCGGTTCCAACGTACTTATAGCCGGTTCAGTTGTGGGCGCCGATTATGTTGAGCCGAGAATTGAAACCGACACGCTGGGGCGAGTATACCTGTTTTATCGCGACCGGACCAACGGTCTGATCTACGGCTCTCGGTATTCGTCGAGCCTGGCGATCGACATCCCGACGTACCTCGTAAACGACACTGCGGGGGATGCCTTCGCGGGTCCATTCGATATCGCGGTCTACCCGAACGGGCGGGTCGTTGTTACGTGGGAAGAATATGTCTCGGCGGGCTCCGGTATTCGGGCGCGAATTGTCAGCAGCACCGGGACGTTCGTGACAGCGCCAATCCCGGTCAATTCGGACGTCGGTTCAGTTTCTCATTGGGTCCCCTCGGTTGCGGTCGAACCCAACGCGGGGTTTCTGATCGCGTGGGAAGACTATCGGAACGGACATGCCGACATCTACACGCGCTTGTTTGATGGCGCCGGAGCGCCGCTGGGGACCGAATTCTCGCTGGTGCCATCGCCCTTCGATGTCTCCGACCAGTACACTCCCCAGGTGACATTCTTAACTACCGATCAGTACGCTGTCGGATGGGTGGACCTGCGCCTCAGTCAGGACATTTACGTTCAAATCTTCAATACCAATACGGGTCTGGTTGGTGCTAACCGGCTGGTCTCGGCAGGGGACGGCGTCACTGCTCATTGGGATCTGGACATGTCGGTAGATCTCGCAGGTCGCCTTGCAGCGGCGTGGGCGTCGTTTGCAGCTGAATCCGACATTGTTGCTCAGCGGTTTGATATTGACGCCAATCCAATCGACACCCCGGCAGTGCACAGCTCGGCGGCAGCCGGACAGCGATGGTCACCGGCGATCGCCTACGGCGGTCAGGCGCGCTATGCAGTTGTCTGGTCTGAGGTCCTGACGGGGCAGGCCGATATTTCGCTGATGGCGTTTGATTCGGCGGCAGTTCCCCAGTACCCGTCGGAAGTAACCGTCAATGACGATCTTATTGGCGCCGAGTCTTCATCCCCGGCTCTGGCAATCGCCGGTGACTGGTATACGCTCTGTGCGTATGCAGATCGGAGGCGTGACAACGGCGATGTCTATCTGCGTTCGATTACTCATGCTCTGGAGCCGTTGTCGGAGAGCCGTCGGGTAAACCAGGACAACGGGACGGCCCTGCAGAGTGAGCCGGCTATCGATGCTGTGCTGAACGACGAGGCGCTGGTGGTGTGGATTGACGGCCGGTCTGTCTCCGGTCAGTCCGGGCAGCGGATATTCGCCCGCTATGCCAACCGCTGGGGTAGGTTTGTCGGCGCTGAATTCACCGTGTCGGACTCGGCACAGGCGAGCGCAAAGAGCTCGCCGCAGGCGGCAATCAACAGCAGTCGACGCGCGCTGGTGGTTTGGCTGGACAAGCGATCGGGATCGTTTCAAGTTTACGGTCGGTGGTTGAACCCGAATCACAGTCTCGACGGGGCTGAGTTTTTGATATCGGATGGGTCTGCGGGAATCGCCGCCGGATCGCTCCGGGCCGCCACCGCCGGCGACAATCGGTATTTCGCAAGCTGGCTCAACGTAGACGCGACCCCTGTCACAGTACAAACGGTGTGGTATCGAGCCGACAAATCGCGCGGTGGATCGTTCGACTTTGCGCCGGTTCTGGCGGGAGGCGGGTTGAGTGATTTTTCGATCGACGGTCGCGGTGACGGCACCCTGGCGCTGGCCTGGTGCGGGTTGGAGAACAGCGTCAGGCGTTTATACCTTTCGGTATTCGACTCGCTGGGGAATTTGCTCGGGGGCGCCTCCGATATGGTGACAGACTCTGATAATGCGGCCGCGGAGTCGCCGTCGGTGTCTGTCGACGAGAATGATTACGTCAGTCTCGCGTGGACAGATTATCGCGACGGCCGCGCCGTCGTATATTATCAGGTTCTGGACGAAACCCGCACTCCGGTTGGAGTCAACGAACCGGTCGGATCGGCGGCCGTCGAGATCATGAAGACACCGTCGACCGCGTCGGCGCGGGGACGCGCATGGTTCGGCTGGATCGATAACCGGGCAAACGGCTTCAATGTCTATGGGGCGACGACGCTGTATCTGCCGACGGATGTCGATGATACGCCCGCACAGGCGCTACCGGGTTCGTTCGTCCTTGCACAGAATTACCCCAATCCGTTCAACCCCGCGACAACCATATCGTTTGCACTGCCTGCGGCGAGTCGTGCAAGACTGGCCATTTTCAACACGCTCGGGCAAGAGGTGCGGGTATTGGTCGATCAGTCTTTGCCGGCGGGAGAACACGAGGTCGTCTGGGACGGAACCGACTCGCGCAGGCACGCGGTATCAAGCGGGGTGTACTTCTATCGCCTCGAGTCACTCGGCTTCACAGATCAGAAGAAGATGATTTTGCTGAAGTAA
- a CDS encoding DUF4097 family beta strand repeat-containing protein: MLRSLLTFVIVTASAIGCWPSRLAAQAPVPLTEDRDSRGAEERSIPREAQLAAEEYLDVLQQLGVVLADYSVYLRELDPKRKSEITAKLQALSRNIERGEYSVDVNALSDALRTYVAALRVEEAQLKEQQAREEEGLARTLRNLRVELSMIEGLVQSDIAEQMAEQAKYRDAIRLYVRESLRNSQVSSKGIAVAPFVFNDSITVVITGDSLDERYLVMVPRVPDVPDVPDIPNVPSTPRVIVVPDVPPVPPVGAPSMKGLPRVITRSLSVASPAAPIEIVLEAGDVQVLGSADPAITATLEVEVAAKSRTREKELVSAVTLSLTGDQHGYSVTAGFPAISDPDTKVIRTVLRVEVPDENPLIVRNTFGQVGISDMLTSIDVSGDHSTFAIADCRGDIKLVNTMGPVGLSDVDGVVHVTNSYGPIALDFCRGEIAIENMYGEVSLRDTDGEISIKNSGTIWVREHTGPLRVDNSNGVVDIADVRGNLTAFNSFQPLLIRDIDGDVRVENTNATITLTDINGKSSAANRFGTIQASQLAGPLDLVNENGAIDLTIDRALSSRSTVRALSGPVTIWLDENSDLLVSAETLEGTIAGSFPMEITDDGERRETRLKLGSGATRLAITGTRSAITINKR, encoded by the coding sequence GTGCTGAGAAGTTTGCTGACATTCGTGATTGTTACGGCGTCCGCGATAGGTTGCTGGCCCAGTCGACTCGCCGCTCAGGCGCCGGTCCCCCTTACCGAGGATCGTGACTCTCGCGGCGCCGAGGAACGCTCCATACCACGTGAAGCGCAACTGGCCGCAGAGGAGTACCTCGACGTTCTTCAGCAACTGGGGGTGGTCCTCGCTGATTACAGCGTGTACCTGCGAGAGCTCGACCCGAAACGAAAAAGCGAAATCACGGCAAAACTACAGGCCCTCAGCCGCAATATCGAGCGGGGCGAGTACTCCGTTGACGTCAATGCCCTTTCCGACGCATTACGCACCTATGTAGCGGCGCTTCGCGTAGAGGAAGCGCAGTTGAAGGAGCAACAGGCGCGCGAAGAGGAAGGACTCGCCCGGACGCTTCGAAACCTCCGCGTCGAACTCTCGATGATCGAGGGGCTCGTGCAGAGTGACATCGCCGAGCAGATGGCAGAACAGGCAAAGTACCGGGATGCCATCCGGCTGTACGTGCGTGAATCCCTTCGCAATTCACAGGTGTCTTCAAAGGGTATCGCCGTTGCCCCGTTTGTATTCAACGATTCTATCACGGTGGTAATCACGGGCGACAGCCTTGACGAGAGGTATCTGGTCATGGTGCCCCGCGTCCCGGATGTCCCCGACGTCCCGGACATCCCAAACGTACCGTCTACCCCTCGCGTAATAGTGGTGCCCGATGTCCCGCCCGTGCCCCCCGTTGGCGCTCCATCCATGAAAGGACTGCCTCGTGTGATTACACGGTCGCTTTCCGTAGCTTCGCCCGCGGCACCGATCGAGATCGTGCTCGAGGCCGGTGATGTGCAGGTGCTTGGGTCCGCGGATCCTGCCATCACGGCTACCCTCGAGGTGGAAGTGGCCGCCAAGTCACGCACTCGCGAGAAAGAACTGGTCTCCGCCGTGACCTTGTCGCTGACGGGCGATCAGCACGGCTACTCCGTGACAGCAGGATTTCCAGCCATCAGCGACCCAGATACCAAAGTTATCCGAACCGTACTGCGGGTGGAGGTGCCGGATGAAAACCCGCTCATCGTCCGCAATACCTTCGGACAGGTCGGGATCAGCGACATGTTGACCTCAATCGACGTTTCGGGAGATCACTCGACGTTCGCGATTGCCGATTGCCGTGGCGATATCAAGCTCGTGAACACCATGGGGCCGGTGGGCCTCTCCGATGTTGACGGCGTCGTCCATGTCACAAACTCGTACGGTCCGATCGCGCTTGACTTCTGTCGCGGTGAGATAGCCATAGAAAACATGTACGGCGAGGTCTCGCTGCGCGATACCGATGGTGAAATCTCGATCAAAAACAGTGGGACGATCTGGGTGCGCGAGCACACCGGCCCCCTTCGCGTCGACAACTCAAATGGCGTGGTTGATATCGCCGACGTACGCGGTAATCTGACCGCCTTCAATTCATTTCAGCCGTTGCTGATACGGGATATCGACGGTGACGTTCGCGTGGAGAATACCAATGCCACCATTACTCTCACCGACATCAACGGCAAGTCCAGTGCCGCCAATCGATTCGGCACAATCCAGGCGTCTCAGCTGGCCGGGCCGCTCGACCTGGTTAATGAGAACGGAGCGATCGATCTGACCATCGACCGGGCTCTGAGCAGCCGGTCAACTGTCCGAGCGCTCTCCGGCCCCGTTACCATCTGGCTCGATGAAAACAGCGACCTGCTCGTCTCCGCAGAAACACTGGAGGGCACGATCGCCGGATCGTTTCCGATGGAAATCACGGACGACGGCGAGCGGCGCGAGACACGCCTGAAACTGGGCAGCGGCGCCACGCGGCTTGCCATTACGGGCACCAGAAGCGCCATCACGATTAACAAGCGCTGA